Proteins co-encoded in one Ruegeria sp. YS9 genomic window:
- the hemH gene encoding ferrochelatase, with the protein MFDATRPAHAPADHPKVKMGRVGILLANLGTPDDYTYWPMRRYLNEFLSDQRVIDYPKWKWQPILQGIILSKRPFSSGEAYKSIWNHEKGESPLMTITKDQTAKLRDAMQDRYGDQVMVDFCMRYGNPSTKSKVREMVAAGCDRILFFPLYPQYAGATTATANDQFFRALMDETWQPASRTVPAYFDQPAYIDALAQSVERAYAAAETKPDILVCSYHGMPERYLQQGDPYHCQCAKTTRLLKERLGWSDDQLVSTFQSRFGPEEWLKPYTVDHVADLAKQGKKNIAVIAPAFSADCIETLEEINEEIKESFEDAGGETFTYIPCLNDDAAHIAALGTVIEENLRGWLD; encoded by the coding sequence ATGTTTGATGCCACTCGCCCCGCTCATGCCCCTGCCGACCATCCGAAGGTCAAGATGGGCCGCGTTGGCATTTTGCTGGCCAATCTGGGCACGCCGGACGATTACACCTATTGGCCGATGCGCCGCTATCTGAACGAGTTCCTGTCGGATCAGCGGGTCATCGACTATCCGAAATGGAAATGGCAACCGATTCTTCAGGGGATCATCCTCAGCAAGCGGCCATTCAGTTCGGGTGAAGCCTACAAATCGATCTGGAATCACGAGAAGGGCGAAAGCCCGCTTATGACGATCACCAAGGACCAGACTGCCAAACTGCGCGACGCGATGCAGGATCGGTACGGGGATCAGGTGATGGTCGATTTCTGTATGCGCTACGGCAACCCGTCAACCAAATCCAAAGTGCGCGAGATGGTTGCCGCGGGCTGTGACCGTATTCTGTTCTTCCCGCTTTACCCACAATACGCGGGCGCAACCACGGCCACCGCCAATGACCAGTTCTTCCGCGCACTCATGGACGAAACCTGGCAGCCCGCCTCGCGAACCGTACCGGCCTATTTCGACCAACCCGCCTATATCGACGCCCTGGCGCAATCGGTTGAACGTGCTTATGCAGCGGCAGAGACAAAACCCGATATTCTGGTCTGCTCGTATCACGGGATGCCGGAACGGTATCTGCAACAGGGTGACCCCTATCATTGCCAGTGCGCCAAGACGACACGGCTGCTGAAGGAACGGCTGGGATGGTCAGACGATCAACTGGTTTCGACGTTCCAGTCGCGATTCGGCCCCGAGGAATGGCTGAAACCTTATACAGTGGATCATGTTGCGGATTTGGCCAAGCAGGGCAAAAAGAACATAGCGGTCATCGCGCCGGCATTCTCGGCCGACTGCATCGAAACGCTGGAAGAGATCAACGAAGAGATCAAGGAAAGCTTCGAAGACGCGGGCGGCGAAACCTTCACCTATATTCCATGCCTCAATGACGATGCGGCGCACATTGCTGCATTGGGCACGGTGATCGAAGAAAACTTGCGCGGCTGGCTGGACTGA
- the rimP gene encoding ribosome maturation factor RimP: MTNDLIAKAAIDRRLAEIITPVIEDLGYELVRIRLMSGKQTTLQIMADKPDGGIEVDDCAEISNAVSATLDVEDPILDAYTLEVSSPGIDRPLTRLKDFETFEGYEAKIETAELIDGRRRFKGELAGIEGDEVLINIPEGDETITIGLQFDWLSDAKLVLTDDLIKEMLRQRKDAGALNENAFDEIETEGSEEETN, translated from the coding sequence ATGACAAACGACCTGATAGCAAAAGCTGCCATTGACCGGCGACTGGCCGAGATCATCACCCCGGTGATCGAGGATCTGGGGTATGAGCTGGTCCGCATCCGCCTGATGAGCGGCAAGCAGACCACGCTTCAGATCATGGCCGACAAGCCCGATGGCGGTATTGAAGTGGATGACTGCGCCGAAATTTCCAACGCGGTCAGCGCCACGCTGGATGTCGAGGATCCGATCCTTGACGCCTATACGCTCGAGGTGTCGAGCCCCGGTATCGACCGCCCTCTGACCCGTCTGAAGGATTTCGAGACCTTCGAGGGATATGAGGCCAAGATCGAAACCGCCGAACTGATCGACGGCCGCCGCCGCTTCAAAGGCGAATTGGCCGGCATAGAAGGGGATGAGGTGCTGATCAACATCCCCGAGGGGGACGAGACCATCACCATCGGTCTGCAATTCGACTGGCTGAGCGATGCCAAGCTGGTCCTGACCGATGATCTGATCAAGGAAATGCTGCGCCAGCGCAAGGACGCCGGTGCCCTGAACGAAAACGCTTTCGACGAGATTGAGACCGAAGGGTCCGAAGAGGAGACGAACTGA
- a CDS encoding SAM-dependent methyltransferase codes for MKLPEPTASSLFDRNAILHHRARAKDDALFLHRAAIDEVQDRLSMVNRSFTAPAVVTPFPQLWADVFPDAAIVADDDVLSLQPGAHDLAIHAMALHCANDPVGQLIQCKRALKPDGLVLVLCLGGETLHELRAALGQAEIEVTGGLSPRIAPMAELRDLGGLLQRAGLALPVADAVPLTAEYRDIWHLMHDLRDMGETNALAARLKCPTRRRVFETAQRVYSDHFSTETGRLAATFELICLTGWSPDGSQPKPLRPGSAQMRLADALRTEEGKLPD; via the coding sequence ATGAAACTGCCCGAGCCCACCGCATCCTCTCTTTTCGACCGTAACGCCATTCTTCATCATCGCGCCCGCGCGAAGGACGACGCCCTGTTCTTGCACCGCGCCGCCATTGATGAGGTTCAGGATCGGCTCTCCATGGTTAACAGAAGCTTTACGGCACCTGCGGTTGTGACCCCTTTCCCACAGCTTTGGGCAGACGTTTTTCCGGATGCCGCCATTGTCGCGGATGACGATGTGCTGTCACTGCAACCCGGTGCGCATGATCTGGCGATTCATGCGATGGCGCTGCACTGCGCCAATGACCCGGTCGGCCAGCTGATCCAATGCAAAAGGGCTTTGAAGCCAGACGGGCTGGTGCTTGTCCTGTGCCTCGGGGGTGAGACCCTTCACGAATTGCGCGCCGCGCTGGGTCAGGCCGAAATCGAGGTCACGGGCGGGCTCAGCCCCCGAATCGCCCCCATGGCCGAGCTGCGCGATCTGGGTGGATTGCTGCAACGGGCCGGTCTGGCATTGCCAGTGGCCGATGCCGTACCGTTGACGGCAGAATACCGCGACATCTGGCACCTGATGCACGATCTGAGGGACATGGGTGAAACCAACGCTTTGGCTGCCCGGTTGAAATGCCCGACGCGACGCAGAGTGTTCGAAACCGCGCAGCGCGTCTATTCCGATCACTTTTCGACGGAAACAGGCCGCCTTGCCGCAACCTTCGAACTGATTTGCCTGACCGGTTGGTCCCCCGATGGCAGCCAACCAAAGCCGCTGCGCCCGGGGTCAGCCCAAATGCGTCTTGCAGATGCCTTGCGCACGGAAGAGGGCAAACTGCCGGATTGA
- the ubiG gene encoding bifunctional 2-polyprenyl-6-hydroxyphenol methylase/3-demethylubiquinol 3-O-methyltransferase UbiG has protein sequence MQAHPNTVDPSEIAKFEAMAAEWWDPHGKFKPLHMLNPCRLDYITQQIAGEFDRDLKSPTPFEGLRLLDIGCGGGLLSEPMARLGADVVGADAAEGNLPVARIHAEQSGLQIDYRHTTAEDMAAAGEQFDVVLNMEVVEHVADPLSYLTATQQLLKPGGLEICSTINRNPKSYAMAIFGAEVVMRWLPRGTHEWNKFITPDELFDLLRQAGLDPVDRKGFVFNPILWSWSISDRDLSVNYVTASVKPG, from the coding sequence ATGCAAGCGCATCCGAACACGGTGGACCCGTCCGAGATCGCAAAATTCGAGGCGATGGCGGCTGAATGGTGGGACCCGCACGGAAAATTCAAACCATTGCACATGCTTAATCCGTGCCGACTGGATTATATCACGCAGCAGATCGCCGGTGAATTCGATCGCGACCTAAAGTCGCCGACGCCGTTCGAAGGCCTGCGCCTGCTGGATATCGGCTGCGGCGGCGGGCTGCTGAGCGAACCCATGGCGCGGCTCGGTGCTGACGTTGTGGGTGCCGACGCCGCCGAGGGCAACCTGCCCGTAGCCCGCATCCATGCCGAGCAATCGGGACTGCAAATCGACTATCGCCACACCACGGCCGAGGACATGGCCGCTGCGGGCGAGCAGTTCGATGTGGTGCTGAACATGGAAGTGGTCGAACATGTGGCTGATCCTCTGTCCTATCTGACCGCGACACAACAGTTGCTTAAGCCCGGCGGTTTGGAGATTTGTTCAACCATCAACCGCAACCCGAAATCCTATGCGATGGCGATTTTCGGGGCCGAGGTCGTCATGCGCTGGCTGCCGCGCGGCACGCATGAATGGAACAAGTTCATCACCCCGGATGAACTGTTCGACCTGCTGCGTCAGGCCGGGCTGGACCCGGTGGACCGCAAGGGGTTTGTCTTCAACCCGATCCTGTGGAGCTGGTCGATCTCGGACCGGGACTTGAGCGTGAATTACGTGACGGCGAGTGTGAAGCCGGGGTGA
- a CDS encoding MarR family winged helix-turn-helix transcriptional regulator: protein MTEDTNALAVTLFSEILTADQLLRNRLSRVLPKGMEISHFSVLNHLVFVGDERSPAQLASTFHVTRGAMTNTLAKLEWAGYIHIRPDWDDARRKMVAISPAGRRARDQAISSIAPLINRVVGELGLERVRSALPVLRDLRLQLEGE from the coding sequence ATGACAGAAGACACCAATGCCCTTGCGGTCACGCTGTTCAGCGAGATCCTGACCGCGGATCAGTTGTTGCGTAACCGGCTCAGCCGGGTGCTGCCCAAGGGCATGGAAATTTCGCATTTCTCGGTGCTGAATCATCTGGTTTTTGTCGGCGACGAGCGTAGCCCCGCGCAACTGGCCAGCACATTCCACGTGACCCGAGGCGCGATGACCAACACCTTGGCCAAGCTGGAATGGGCCGGGTACATCCACATCCGCCCCGACTGGGACGACGCCCGTCGCAAGATGGTCGCGATCAGCCCCGCAGGCCGACGGGCGCGGGATCAGGCGATTTCCTCAATCGCACCGCTGATCAACCGCGTGGTCGGAGAGCTGGGGCTGGAGCGGGTCCGCAGCGCCCTGCCAGTACTGCGGGATTTGCGGTTGCAGTTGGAGGGGGAGTAG
- a CDS encoding CAP domain-containing protein — MTRIVSLLLICFVALAACTDTGTTTIGADGRPLPTVYKIRGNPEKLQFRMVDSVNALRQAQGLQPVQLNAQLNAAAATHSKDMARQNRPWHFGSDGSSPIDRAARVGYFGTFLGEAISETYETETETLAAWMQEPGPRAVIMDPKATQMGFAWHQEKGGKIWWTLEMGTGG; from the coding sequence ATGACGCGTATCGTTTCTTTACTTTTGATTTGCTTTGTCGCGCTGGCGGCATGTACAGACACCGGCACCACGACCATTGGTGCGGACGGCCGCCCGCTGCCCACGGTCTACAAAATTCGCGGCAACCCGGAAAAACTACAGTTCCGCATGGTTGATTCGGTCAACGCCCTGCGTCAGGCCCAGGGATTGCAGCCTGTCCAGCTGAACGCGCAGTTGAACGCGGCGGCGGCGACCCATTCCAAGGACATGGCAAGGCAGAACCGGCCCTGGCACTTTGGGTCCGACGGTTCTTCTCCGATCGATCGGGCTGCACGGGTCGGATATTTCGGCACATTCCTTGGTGAAGCCATTTCCGAGACCTACGAAACCGAAACCGAAACCCTTGCTGCTTGGATGCAGGAACCCGGACCGCGCGCCGTCATCATGGACCCCAAGGCCACGCAGATGGGGTTCGCCTGGCATCAGGAAAAAGGCGGGAAAATCTGGTGGACGCTGGAAATGGGAACCGGCGGCTGA
- a CDS encoding carbon-nitrogen hydrolase family protein produces the protein MKTALLQITSSDDPVENLDMVRAMAADAAGQGARFILTPEVTNCVSNSTTRQHEVLQYEEDDITLAGLRDQAARLGVWVLIGSLGIKTHDADGRFANRSFMIDPQGQIVARYDKIHMFDVQVTETETFRESKNYRPGEQAVIAETDFGKVGLTICYDIRFPYLHAALAQAGARVLTVPAAFSPVTGAAHWESLLRARAIETGCWVLAPAQTGEHPTTRGKTRFTHGHSMVVDPWGKVLIDAGTDPGIHIFDLDDSSVTEARRRVPSLTHTRSFTGP, from the coding sequence ATGAAGACCGCGCTGCTGCAAATCACCTCGTCGGATGATCCGGTCGAAAACCTGGACATGGTGCGCGCCATGGCGGCCGACGCGGCAGGGCAGGGGGCGCGGTTTATCCTGACGCCAGAGGTCACGAATTGCGTGTCAAACAGTACGACGCGGCAACACGAGGTTCTTCAGTACGAAGAAGACGACATCACCTTGGCCGGCCTGCGGGATCAGGCCGCCCGACTGGGCGTTTGGGTGTTGATCGGATCACTGGGGATCAAGACTCATGACGCTGACGGGCGGTTTGCCAACCGCTCTTTCATGATCGATCCGCAAGGTCAGATTGTGGCGCGCTACGACAAGATCCATATGTTCGACGTGCAGGTCACGGAAACCGAGACGTTCCGCGAATCGAAAAACTACCGCCCCGGCGAACAGGCGGTCATAGCCGAGACCGACTTTGGCAAGGTGGGGCTGACCATCTGTTACGACATCCGGTTTCCGTACCTGCACGCGGCTTTGGCACAGGCAGGCGCACGGGTTTTGACCGTTCCGGCGGCGTTTTCACCGGTAACGGGCGCCGCACATTGGGAATCGCTGTTGCGGGCCCGGGCGATCGAGACGGGCTGTTGGGTCTTGGCTCCGGCACAAACGGGGGAACACCCGACGACGCGTGGAAAGACACGTTTTACCCATGGTCACAGCATGGTTGTGGACCCTTGGGGAAAGGTGCTGATCGACGCAGGGACAGATCCGGGCATTCACATTTTCGATTTGGATGATAGTTCTGTGACAGAGGCGCGCCGTCGCGTGCCGTCGTTGACACACACCCGGTCTTTCACGGGACCCTGA
- a CDS encoding ComF family protein, with protein MGSGSFIGRKYRIARRIQTALALIYPPRCMGCGELTESDFGLCGTCWRDTPFIGGTVCESCGVPVIGSADRFRTECDDCLKTPPPWKAGRAALMYDGKARSLVLALKHGDRTELARPAARWMAQAGRELLRPGMVIAPVPLHWSRLLKRRYNQSALLARNLGRETGLDCVPDLLVRKRRTPVLDGKTARERGETLEGAIDIHPRRALHLKGRDILLVDDVMTSGATLAACTRACQAAGANHIFVLALARVAKDA; from the coding sequence GTGGGCTCGGGCAGTTTCATAGGTCGCAAGTATCGCATTGCGCGGCGGATTCAAACTGCCCTTGCATTGATCTATCCGCCGCGATGCATGGGTTGCGGAGAGCTGACGGAATCAGATTTCGGCCTGTGTGGGACGTGTTGGCGGGATACGCCGTTCATCGGTGGCACGGTTTGTGAAAGCTGTGGTGTGCCAGTGATCGGAAGCGCAGACAGGTTCCGGACCGAGTGCGACGATTGTCTGAAAACCCCTCCGCCGTGGAAAGCGGGTCGCGCTGCGCTGATGTATGATGGGAAGGCGCGGTCACTTGTTCTGGCTTTGAAACATGGTGACCGGACCGAACTGGCCCGCCCCGCTGCGCGTTGGATGGCGCAGGCCGGACGCGAGCTGTTGCGTCCCGGGATGGTGATTGCTCCGGTGCCGTTGCATTGGTCGCGCCTGCTGAAACGGCGATACAATCAGTCTGCGCTGCTGGCACGCAACCTGGGGCGAGAAACCGGATTGGACTGCGTGCCGGATCTGCTGGTGCGCAAACGGCGGACCCCGGTGCTGGACGGAAAGACCGCGCGGGAAAGGGGCGAGACCTTGGAGGGCGCAATTGACATCCACCCAAGGCGGGCACTGCATTTGAAGGGGCGTGATATTCTGCTGGTGGATGACGTGATGACATCCGGCGCGACGTTGGCGGCGTGCACGCGTGCGTGTCAGGCCGCAGGGGCAAATCATATTTTCGTGTTGGCACTGGCGCGCGTTGCCAAGGATGCATAA
- the pip gene encoding prolyl aminopeptidase — translation MDKYPDQKRAVQYLYPPIDPFDQRMVDMGDGHRIYVEQCGNPDGIPVVILHGGPGGGCSPAMRRYFDPQVYRVILFDQRGCGRSRPTASVEDNTTWHLVADIERLRKLIEIEEWIAFGGSWGATLALIYAQTHPDRVSRLVLRGVFLATQAELDWFYGGGAGRFWPEQWQKFTSLLPEVELNDTIAAYNKRLFSGDRATEILYARAWSHWENALASIHTNGSVGESPGEYARTFARLENHYFTNKAFLETDGQILDQMDRIAHIPGHIVQGRYDMICPPQAAWSLAERWPNAELKMVRQAGHALSEPGISAELVRIMDRVAEGIA, via the coding sequence ATGGACAAGTACCCGGACCAAAAGCGCGCAGTTCAATATCTGTATCCGCCGATCGACCCTTTCGATCAGCGGATGGTCGATATGGGCGATGGGCACCGTATCTATGTGGAACAATGCGGCAATCCTGACGGCATACCCGTCGTGATCCTGCACGGGGGGCCGGGTGGTGGGTGCAGCCCGGCCATGAGGCGATACTTCGATCCACAGGTCTACAGGGTGATTCTGTTTGACCAGCGCGGATGTGGCCGGTCGCGCCCTACCGCCTCGGTCGAAGACAACACGACGTGGCATCTGGTGGCCGACATAGAGCGGCTGCGCAAACTGATCGAGATCGAAGAATGGATCGCATTTGGTGGCAGTTGGGGTGCGACTCTGGCGTTGATCTATGCCCAGACTCATCCCGACCGCGTCAGCCGGTTGGTGTTGCGCGGTGTGTTTCTGGCGACTCAGGCCGAGCTTGACTGGTTCTATGGCGGCGGCGCCGGGCGGTTCTGGCCCGAGCAATGGCAGAAGTTCACCTCACTGCTGCCCGAGGTTGAACTGAACGACACCATTGCCGCCTATAACAAACGTCTGTTCTCGGGCGACCGAGCGACAGAGATCCTGTACGCGCGGGCCTGGTCGCATTGGGAAAACGCGCTGGCCTCGATCCACACCAATGGATCGGTTGGCGAAAGCCCCGGCGAATACGCGCGCACCTTTGCGCGGCTCGAGAATCACTATTTCACCAACAAGGCGTTTCTGGAAACGGACGGGCAGATTCTGGATCAGATGGACCGGATCGCGCATATCCCCGGCCATATCGTGCAAGGGCGCTATGACATGATCTGCCCGCCCCAGGCCGCATGGTCGCTGGCCGAACGCTGGCCGAATGCCGAGTTGAAGATGGTTCGTCAGGCGGGGCACGCATTGTCAGAGCCGGGCATCAGCGCAGAGCTGGTACGGATCATGGATCGTGTGGCGGAGGGTATCGCATGA
- a CDS encoding ABC transporter substrate-binding protein: MTRIDRRALFASGAAAALLAATGASLAGTPKKGGTLRLAVPRDDSLEQVARGAVFDTMTEIAPDGTLRGELATGWQTDADARVWSFDLRDDAVFHDGEPLQIADVMAVLAEIGRPEALAPNRLRLELAEANPGLPFLLADSRFVVARAGETVTPLRNANGTGCYRVERAEDGRHFLGRRVEGHYKDGQAGWADAVEIIVIPDPAVRAEALRDGYVDIAALPDRAGMRGTRGVRFHPSEADMALAVSDAVGMPRQIAGNAALDDGRIAERWWMV, translated from the coding sequence ATGACCCGGATTGACCGCCGTGCTCTCTTTGCCTCTGGTGCCGCAGCTGCATTGCTGGCAGCGACAGGTGCATCCCTTGCCGGGACGCCCAAGAAAGGCGGGACATTGCGTCTGGCCGTTCCGCGCGATGACAGCCTCGAGCAAGTGGCGCGTGGAGCCGTTTTCGACACAATGACCGAAATCGCCCCGGATGGTACTTTGCGCGGTGAGCTTGCGACCGGCTGGCAAACCGACGCCGACGCACGGGTCTGGAGCTTTGATTTGCGTGATGACGCGGTCTTTCACGATGGCGAACCCTTGCAGATTGCCGATGTCATGGCCGTTTTGGCCGAAATCGGAAGGCCCGAGGCCCTTGCCCCCAACCGCCTGCGGCTTGAACTTGCCGAGGCAAATCCCGGATTGCCTTTCCTGCTGGCCGACAGCCGCTTTGTTGTTGCGCGCGCCGGTGAAACCGTAACACCGTTGCGCAACGCCAACGGCACCGGCTGCTATCGTGTCGAACGGGCTGAGGATGGGCGCCATTTTCTGGGCCGCCGTGTCGAGGGGCATTACAAGGATGGTCAGGCCGGATGGGCTGACGCGGTCGAAATCATTGTAATCCCGGACCCTGCTGTGCGGGCCGAGGCGCTGCGGGACGGGTATGTCGATATCGCGGCGCTTCCGGATCGGGCCGGAATGCGAGGCACGCGCGGTGTCCGGTTCCACCCCTCCGAGGCCGACATGGCCCTCGCCGTTTCGGATGCTGTCGGGATGCCGCGGCAGATTGCCGGGAACGCTGCACTGGACGATGGCCGCATCGCCGAACGATGGTGGATGGTGTAA
- the hpf gene encoding ribosome hibernation-promoting factor, HPF/YfiA family, giving the protein MRYQISGKQIDIGAALQTHVQTELGEVVSKYAQRPTDANVVFSRSAHEYVCETTVHLSTGLTAQAKAHATEIYAAFEACCDKMETQLRRYKRRLKDHHKDRSEPVELFGASSYILASDESDTADEPESLQPMIVAEMETKIPSLSVGEAVMQMELAGAPVLVFRNENKDGLNVVYRREDGNIGWIDP; this is encoded by the coding sequence ATGCGTTACCAAATCAGCGGAAAACAGATCGACATCGGTGCGGCGCTTCAGACTCACGTGCAGACCGAATTGGGCGAGGTTGTGAGTAAATATGCTCAGCGGCCTACCGATGCCAACGTCGTCTTTTCCCGTTCAGCGCATGAATATGTATGCGAAACAACAGTGCACCTGTCCACCGGGCTGACCGCTCAGGCCAAGGCGCATGCAACCGAAATCTATGCAGCGTTCGAGGCATGCTGCGACAAAATGGAAACACAACTGCGGCGCTACAAACGTCGTTTGAAGGACCACCACAAGGATCGATCCGAGCCGGTTGAACTCTTTGGGGCGTCCTCTTATATCCTCGCCTCTGACGAATCGGACACGGCCGATGAACCCGAATCGCTACAGCCCATGATTGTGGCTGAGATGGAAACAAAAATCCCGTCTTTGAGCGTTGGTGAAGCCGTGATGCAAATGGAACTTGCCGGTGCCCCGGTGCTGGTGTTCAGAAATGAGAACAAGGATGGATTGAACGTCGTGTATCGTCGCGAAGACGGTAACATCGGCTGGATTGATCCTTAA
- the grxC gene encoding glutaredoxin 3, with amino-acid sequence MKPVEIYTSPLCGFCHAAKRLLKQKGVEFKEVDILMHPKRKPEMIQRAGGKRTVPQIFIGTQHVGGCDDLYELERQGKLDRLLAA; translated from the coding sequence ATGAAGCCCGTAGAAATCTATACCTCGCCGCTCTGTGGTTTTTGCCACGCGGCCAAGCGTCTGCTGAAGCAGAAAGGCGTTGAGTTCAAGGAAGTTGACATTCTGATGCACCCCAAACGCAAACCCGAGATGATCCAGCGCGCAGGCGGCAAACGCACCGTGCCTCAGATTTTCATCGGGACGCAGCATGTGGGCGGCTGCGACGACCTTTACGAGCTGGAGCGGCAAGGCAAGCTTGACCGTCTGCTTGCGGCCTGA
- a CDS encoding L,D-transpeptidase, with product MVKKRIQTSTRRGFLAGATATLATPALAQYTPGDPLRPAPEPEPSVRRNVSGFRALDWQPYFSNTRNGAILVDTVSRALHYWSDDQTIYKLYPSSVPLTEELTRRGRTSVIRKVEGPSWSPTPSMKKRNPEWPDYIPPGPDNPLGTHALYLSWKYYRIHGTHDTRKIGRRSSNGCIGLFNEDIAELFSMAKVGTQVLLI from the coding sequence ATGGTCAAAAAGCGCATTCAAACGTCTACACGCAGGGGTTTTCTGGCTGGGGCCACCGCGACGCTGGCAACCCCCGCACTGGCACAGTACACCCCCGGTGATCCGCTGCGTCCCGCACCCGAACCCGAGCCATCGGTGCGCCGGAACGTATCGGGTTTTCGGGCACTGGATTGGCAGCCGTATTTTTCGAACACCAGAAACGGCGCCATTCTGGTCGATACCGTATCGCGCGCGCTGCACTATTGGTCGGATGATCAAACCATATACAAACTCTACCCTTCATCGGTTCCACTGACCGAGGAACTGACCCGCCGGGGGCGTACCAGCGTGATCAGAAAGGTGGAAGGGCCCAGCTGGTCTCCGACTCCGTCCATGAAAAAGCGAAACCCGGAATGGCCTGACTATATCCCTCCGGGGCCGGATAACCCGCTGGGAACACATGCTTTATACCTGAGCTGGAAATACTATCGCATTCACGGAACGCACGATACGCGCAAAATCGGTCGCCGGTCGTCGAATGGCTGTATCGGTCTGTTCAACGAAGACATTGCCGAGCTGTTCTCGATGGCGAAGGTCGGCACGCAAGTGTTGCTAATTTGA
- the ptsN gene encoding PTS IIA-like nitrogen regulatory protein PtsN, which translates to MELSSILKPEAVRVLSAASSKKRLFQEIGDVAAANLGLDSQAVVDCLLERESLGPTGVGHGVALPHARLPELDSVSGVFVMLEKPIDFGSVDRQPVDIAFALFAPEEAGVDHLKALALVSRTLRDTSVCTKLRANPDPVKLYAILTEAQSMQAA; encoded by the coding sequence ATGGAGCTTTCGAGCATACTGAAGCCCGAAGCAGTGCGTGTACTATCCGCCGCTTCCAGCAAGAAGCGGTTGTTTCAGGAAATCGGCGATGTAGCAGCCGCCAATCTGGGGCTCGACTCTCAGGCGGTCGTTGACTGTCTGCTTGAACGGGAAAGCCTGGGCCCGACCGGTGTGGGGCATGGCGTTGCGCTTCCGCACGCGCGTTTGCCCGAGCTGGATTCGGTTTCGGGCGTATTCGTCATGCTGGAAAAGCCCATCGACTTTGGGTCGGTTGATCGTCAACCCGTCGACATCGCCTTTGCACTGTTTGCACCGGAAGAGGCCGGCGTGGATCATCTCAAGGCGCTGGCGCTTGTGTCGCGCACGCTGCGGGATACTTCGGTGTGCACCAAGCTTCGGGCGAACCCTGATCCGGTCAAACTCTATGCGATCCTGACCGAAGCGCAGTCCATGCAAGCAGCGTAA